The Podospora pseudopauciseta strain CBS 411.78 chromosome 2 map unlocalized CBS411.78m_2, whole genome shotgun sequence genome has a window encoding:
- a CDS encoding uncharacterized protein (EggNog:ENOG503NXQ3), with protein sequence MGDRNSRLEPPHGPIMISMQRSLESPVAIRPTPSRSNTATPASRSPTPTPSDNHVEISHSRRNRSRSPSRLARDTMTSSVRRSDDLSRRSSVQKPIIDQATAPVPMQPPHDSDSLDSGPDDKLGKMNFLRPLLKDTSLYTTPSLAPVEDRTTLEELAHLVRLSKYQERKRANTRIRLQRSLISTALSARLMRCGEAAHRTLVDSFRGDDKKGFAALFNAVIDVRKSCDETRRYALLEPEMELLQSPGLTSSDSLDTPTGSVSGAKPASGTSSPFLSELSASARETFLTFLNQIRTNPDYLATRISSLNSSELTALTSFHQALEPIESVLPYHGSRTSTRVASGGSGTLSGSGFGASNGLGKERSAIERLLSFQRHDPISALIYTCFANSAGPDSAEDKRRTETWATTCARLISGQKTGSEQTVTAVLNVWISLRDWAGKSNMEWYLMKILEDGAFLLDRAEDQHGTRFNISDWSSKDQIAAEEFYARAVEELFEVIDDEDTTGIPEGLIELGTEMLKRLDKKYVESTRRWLITKYLFTNWLLGVIIHPEAYGMMAEYHITEYGRQKILKTVAMHAQKFVVDMLTSKTPVSTPPKIKKHIENIYLRFKDSSKFKKKPRLLPARSITSLRETAEVHPHLVVSPADLTTLINALFPERRPRSAHSGSLRSGAPSVSGFSAISQPMSVRTAPSTNFDTMSVISTSAESFISDATTSREPLLEDGSPPRYSPPIPDLGTPKQQPQNSNYEEDGYRLRLAIHEMTQALGQDVVYGLCHPCAERWAVLFISGDGTQLSTQMTFDPDDDPEDENSSETSDTEGEDTEDDRPELDKDYHQLRDSILKLVQEYEIPQNLENDGAKKQTFSNRASSTLKKYRSKNRVITTMGSRNPYRQRAASIASSVADSPPENNKGKGLEDSADSSPLIAMLTAACSQSRAQSDFVSAHLYWRTLQQLNALGSDSLRKDGFATLLNIFSRGPRDSIRRSAAAIEIYDAWLVWLKQSQERAEGLIESMMRRLRALRDKMWYVTDVRNSAPYEDSRNVAVALKTMGVPRRWNSFQRIKSLMQRGPASNYIFRTESQILDLLAAPEDQGGPNKLRDEQAEKTSRWLQQCGVENFCQGEERIHRFTCEVDNCVSKLVGDSIIDGPVLWSSELYARDRRTHETSKPGRDRDRDNMSVWDDSVSVISDPENRFRSASRPPSLSDRGLRAVSGQNMSVLSFDTSSRFSFSRASTAMSEVLDGPEYFGASSPVHQIDPNATYWSPFQHRATSPSAVSRAHSPTTSVTNLSATFHPPNHQPLPSHHSAGRPGTSISSNETVYQQRLSEEKSRFLTELKQTLTSLLLSDLGNLVFARGSETDAWFEGLGQECIDRREAIQRRARKAQVKEKRRSARSGLERRVLERKRSTGDLSEKALSDTQSVGSHHGSHHGGSHRGSVHGGSVHGNESSATNETIRSHRESKKDSMPEFPFTKAYRRLLNMFCVHPNPMVKLNALYELEHLIIASLNSGSRRARLAWARSDMGSASSATDEHGTGGRPQPLEETLDNVKERRSHTMMQAPPFDSAPRGRTPGGGGNMETRSIASVHPANENAIANILQMLFRDANIRPKTLFRDLQFIAAFVPSSILDKTERGKAFWDASIAALNLKQDVCRTMVEVADDIVKNYTQSRGGGLGAPSRPGPGSTASDNSGILSAGGEPLSPPSPPPSPLPLSTHSLADAARMWTITAKEGIPTAQRELAIFYLSNPELVERTTLPLSKPREVFKQAVIEKYGGRSGGGGSGRYHPGIAQARMQGMGGVVGANKEEAPGAGSGGGGVGDVRSDPALMCLAIHWMEAAERGGDELARTFMAQNEMGLMG encoded by the exons ATGGGCGATCGCAACTCTCGACTCGAGCCCCCTCATGGGCCCATTATGATATCCATGCAGCGTTCTCTTGAGTCGCCCGTCGCTATTCGCCCGACACCGT CTCGGTCGAATACTGCAACGCCTGCTTCACGCTCACCCACCCCGACCCCGTCCGACAACCATGTCGAGATCTCCCATTCGAGGCGCAATAGGTCCAGAAGCCCGTCCCGTTTGGCAAGAGATACCATGACGTCCTCTGTGCGGCGCTCCGATGACCTGTCCAGGCGTTCGTCTGTTCAGAAGCCCATCATCGACCAGGCCACCGCGCCTGTGCCGATGCAGCCGCCCCACGACTCCGACAGCTTGGACTCCGGACCGGACGACAAGCTTGGGAAGATGAACTTTTTACGGCCCTTGCTGAAGGATACATCTCTCTATACCACCCCCTCTCTGGCCCCCGTGGAGGACAGGACCACTTTGGAGGAGCTAGCTCACCTGGTGCGCCTATCCAAGTACCAAGAGCGCAAGCGCGCAAACACTCGCATCCGTCTTCAGAGAAGCTTGATTTCCACCGCCTTGTCTGCTCGTCTGATGAGATGTGGCGAGGCGGCCCACAGAACCTTGGTGGACAGCTTCCGCGGGGACGACAAGAAGGGCTTTGCTGCTCTTTTCAATGCCGTCATCGATGTTCGGAAAAGCTGCGACGAAACCCGCCGCTATGCATTATTGGAGCCAGAGATGGAGCTTCTGCAGTCCCCTGGCTTGACTTCATCTGACAGCTTGGACACTCCTACAGGATCGGTCTCTGGTGCTAAACCTGCCTCTGGAACCTCCAGTCCGTTTTTGAGCGAGCTCTCTGCGTCCGCTAGAGAGACGTTTTTGACTTTCTTGAACCAGATCAGGACGAACCCCGACTACCTGGCAACGCGCATCTCATCGTTGAATAGTTCGGAGCTCACTGCGCTTACTAGCTTTCACCAAGCCCTAGAGCCCATCGAATCCGTCCTCCCGTATCACGGCAGCCGCACGTCCACCCGTGTTGCCTCGGGTGGCTCAGGTACCCTGTCCGGTTCGGGATTTGGAGCATCCAACGGCCTGGGCAAGGAGCGCAGTGCCATAGAACGACTTCTTTCCTTCCAGCGACACGACCCCATCTCAGCTCTGATTTACACCTGTTTTGCTAATTCCGCAGGACCAGACAGCGCCGAAGACAAACGCCGAACCGAAACATGGGCCACCACGTGCGCTCGATTGATCTCAGGCCAGAAGACGGGGAGTGAACAGACCGTCACTGCCGTGCTCAATGTTTGGATCTCTTTGCGTGACTGGGCCGGAAAATCCAACATGGAATGGTACCTTATGAAAATCCTCGAGGATGGAGCCTTTTTGCTCGACCGCGCCGAAGACCAGCACGGAACCCGGTTCAACATCTCGGATTGGTCTTCCAAAGACCAGATTGCGGCCGAGGAATTCTATGCCAGAGCTGTCGAGGAGCTTTTCGAGGTTATTGATGACGAGGATACGACCGGCATTCCGGAGGGCTTGATCGAGCTCGGCACAGAAATGCTGAAGCGTCTGGACAAGAAGTATGTCGAAAGCACCCGCCGCTGGTTGATTACCAAATATCTCTTTACGAACTGGTTGCTCGGGGTCATTATTCACCCCGAAGCCTATGGCATGATGGCTGAATATCACATTACTGAATATGGCCGGCAAAAGATCTTGAAAACCGTGGCCATGCACGCCCAGAAGTTTGTCGTGGACATGCTGACGAGCAAAACCCCTgtttcaacaccaccgaagATTAAAAAACATATCGAAAACATTTACCTCCGGTTCAAGGACTCCTCCAagttcaagaagaagccacGCCTTTTGCCTGCCAGGTCCATCACCTCTCTAAGAGAGACAGCCGAAGTTCACCCCCATTTGGTTGTTAGTCCAGCTGACCTTACGACATTGATCAACGCCCTCTTTCCCGAACGCAGACCGCGGTCAGCGCATTCCGGTAGCTTGCGCTCAGGGGCACCTTCGGTCTCGGGCTTCTCAGCCATCTCACAGCCAATGTCGGTCAGGACGGCGCCAAGCACTAACTTTGACACCATGTCTGTCATCAGCACAAGTGCCGAGTCCTTCATCAGCGATGCCACGACTTCTCGAGAACCCCTTTTAGAAGATGGCAGCCCACCGCGCTATTCACCCCCGATTCCAGATCTAGGCACCCCaaagcagcagccgcagAACAGCAACTATGAAGAAGACGGATATCGGCTTCGCTTGGCCATACATGAGATGACCCAAGCCTTGGGCCAAGATGTTGTGTATGGCCTCTGCCACCCTTGCGCCGAACGGTGGGCGGTGCTGTTCATCTCAGGCGACGGAACACAGCTTTCTACCCAAATGACGTTTGATCCAGATGACGACCCGGAGGACGAGAACTCCTCAGAGACTAGCGACACCGAAGGTGAAGACACCGAAGATGACCGGCCAGAACTTGACAAGGACTATCACCAGCTCCGAGATTCGATTCTGAAGCTTGTACAGGAATATGAGATTCCTCAAAATCTTGAGAATGACGGTGCTAAGAAGCAAACATTCAGCAACCGTGCCTCATCCACTTTGAAGAAGTACCGGTCCAAGAACCGGGTCATCACAACAATGGGCAGCCGAAACCCCTATCGCCAGCGAGCAGCAAGTATCGCCAGTAGCGTCGCAGACAGCCCGCCGGAGAACAACAAAGGGAAAGGACTCGAAGACTCAGCTGATTCCTCGCCGCTCATTGCCATGTTGACAGCAGCCTGCTCGCAATCTCGCGCCCAGTCGGATTTCGTTTCTGCACACCTTTACTGGAGGACTTTGCAACAACTCAACGCGCTGGGCTCTGACTCACTTCGTAAAGATGGATTTGCTACCTTGTTGAACATCTTCTCGAGGGGTCCTCGTGATTCTATCCGTCGGTCAGCGGCGGCAATCGAGATATATGACGCCTGGCTTGTATGGCTCAAGCAGAGCCAGGAGCGCGCAGAAGGTCTCATTGAGAGTATGATGCGCCGCTTGCGTGCTCTCCGGGATAAGATGTGGTACGTTACAGACGTGCGCAACTCGGCTCCGTACGAGGACTCGCGGAACGTTGCCGTGGCGTTGAAGACGATGGGCGTGCCTCGCAGGTGGAACTCCTTCCAGCGCATCAAGAGTCTAATGCAACGCGGCCCTGCGTCCAACTACATCTTCCGCACCGAGTCACAGATCCTCGACCTGCTGGCGGCACCAGAGGACCAAGGCGGCCCCAACAAGCTTCGCGATGAGCAAGCTGAGAAAACAAGCCGCTGGCTGCAGCAGTGTGGGGTGGAGAATTTCTGCCAGGGCGAGGAGCGTATACACCGCTTCACCTGCGAAGTTGACAACTGTGTGAGCAAGCTTGTCGGGGATAGCATCATCGATGGACCCGTTCTGTGGTCTAGCGAGCTCTATGCCCGAGATCGCCGTACCCACGAGACAAGCAAACCTGGTAGGGATCGGGATCGGGACAACATGTCAGTCTGGGATGATTCGGTCAGTGTCATCAGCGACCCGGAGAACAGGTTCCGATCCGCCAGCAGGCCTCCTTCCCTTTCTGACAGGGGATTACGAGCCGTGTCAGGTCAGAACATGAGCGTCTTATCTTTTGACACGTCCAGCCGTTTCAGCTTCTCGCGGGCTAGCACTGCCATGTCTGAGGTTCTAGACGGCCCGGAGTATTTTGGTGCCTCATCACCAGTTCACCAGATTGACCCTAACGCTACCTACTGGTCCCCATTCCAACACCGTGCCACCTCTCCCAGCGCTGTGTCAAGAGCCCACTCGCCCACTACTAGCGTTACCAACCTGTCCGCTACGTTCCATCCACCAAACCATCAGCCGCTCCCTTCCCATCACTCAGCGGGTCGTCCAGGGActtccatctcatccaatGAGACAGTGTACCAACAGCGACTCTCTGAAGAAAAGTCCCGCTTCCTCACAGAGTTGAAGCAGACGTTGACCAGTCTCTTGCTTTCCGATTTGGGTAACCTTGTCTTTGCCCGTGGTTCAGAAACGGACGCGTGGTTTGAAGGCTTGGGGCAGGAGTGTATTGACAGGCGCGAAGCAATCCAGCGCCGTGCCCGCAAGGCGCAGGTCAAGGAAAAGAGGAGGTCGGCCAGATCTGGGCTGGAACGCCGGGTGCttgagaggaagagaagtaCAGGAGATCTTAGCGAGAAGGCCTTATCCGATACCCAGAGCGTTGGCAGCCATCATGGAAGTCATCATGGCGGTTCTCATCGTGGGAGCGTACACGGCGGCAGTGTCCACGGCAACGAGAGCTCGGCAACTAACGAGACCATTCGATCCCACCGAGAATCAAAGAAGGATTCCATGCCCGAGTTTCCCTTTACCAAGGCCTACAGGCGGCTCCTGAATATGTTTTGTGTTCATCCGAACCCGATGGTCAAGCTCAACGCGCTCTATGAGCTTGAACACCTCATCATCGCCTCCTTGAATTCAGGATCTCGACGTGCACGCCTGGCGTGGGCCCGATCAGACATGGgctcagcctcctcggcgacCGACGAACACGGCACTGGAGGCCGTCCCCAGCCATTAGAAGAGACACTTGACAATGTCAAAGAGCGTCGCTCCCACACCATGATGCAGGCGCCACCGTTTGACAGCGCACCAAGAGGACGAACCCCAGGTGGAGGGGGCAACATGGAAACGCGATCAATCGCCTCGGTCCACCCAGCCAACGAAAATGCGATTGCCAACATCCTCCAGATGCTCTTCCGTGACGCCAACATCCGACCCAAGACCCTCTTCCGCGACCTGCAGTTCATCGCTGCTTTTGTCCCGTCGTCCATCTTGGACAAGACGGAGCGTGGGAAGGCCTTTTGGGATGCCAGTATTGCGGCACTGAACCTCAAGCAAGATGTCTGCCGGACCATGGTGGAAGTGGCGGATGATATAGTCAAGAATTATACGCAGtcaagggggggtgggttgggtgctCCCTCCCGTCCTGGACCAGGCAGTACCGCGTCGGACAACTCTGGGATTTTGTCTGCCGGCGGGGAGCCACTTTCGCCACCGTCGCCGCCCCCGAGCCCGCTGCCGCTGTCGACGCATTCGCTTGCTGATGCGGCGAGGATGTGGACTATTACTGCCAAGGAGGGCATCCCGACTGCGCAGAGAGAGCTTGCCATCTTTTACCTGTCCAATCCGGAGTTGGTAGAGAGGACGACGCTGCCGCTTAGCAAGCCTAGAGAGGTGTTCAAGCAGGCGGTTATTGAGAAATATGGTGGCAGgtctgggggtggtggctcGGGGAGGTATCACCCTGGCATTGCCCAGGCAAGGATGCAAGGCATGGGCGGTGTTGTGGGTGCAAACAAGGAAGAGGCGCCGGGAGCTGGttctggcggcggcggggtgggggatgtCAGGAGTGATCCGGCGCTGATGTGCCTGGCTATTCACTGGATGGAGGCGgctgagaggggaggggatgagctGGCGAGGACGTTTATGGCGCAGAATgagatggggttgatgggctga
- a CDS encoding uncharacterized protein (COG:K; EggNog:ENOG503NYAH), translating into MAAAASPVGLGNTDKRTLSITTTLGRDSSSPASTPASAASPSNVSTPTSSTSVSAPPIAIRPNAPNRPPSIKASTPLNMASPGVMSPGPGQQPMAMSMTSKEWVIPPRPKPGRKPATDTPPTKRKAQNRAAQRAFRERRAARVGELEEQLDEQKEEHDRVVQEFQERINHLETERQTLRSRCQWLQSQLDKERQERNSMLSAWDSQSPSSTGNHGRLPAPIQPQTNPLANISQPRRPLQPAPPKSSGPSAVPIAEPRPTTQSFSISNIISPPDEMMAPLGCGGCQASGSCACAEAVLQDTDTSMGCGKCTLGSSCECLEEALRMSDLKRPHSPSTPPSAPEEKRHRSDAGIPMETDFTAMFAKDNRMSLPMVTQPPPQSLQPMMSLEARDSCGFCKDGTYCMCAEALMNPMSFQQPLPSVAEQTQTHTPPPSEDDVAPIPMEVTATGAIKLPGPRANQNRSSTNSNATQAKPSGSRCGPNGPGTCAQCLSDPKSGLFCRSLAANFEKNNPGASGGGGCCGGAGPGGGCCKSGNSDASQSGALQPLPPMQTSASESGFPLALSCAEAYKTLASHRHFDQAADEIGTWLPKLKALPVPRPGSSGQGGGRNGGGQRLAPIEVEAASIMSVLKDFDIRFGRGD; encoded by the coding sequence ATGGCTGCCGCTGCTTCCCCAGTCGGGCTTGGGAACACCGACAAAAGAACTCTTTCCATCACGACGACGCTCGGCAGAGATTCCTCCAGCCCTGCCTCCACCCCCGCATCTGCGGCCTCTCCGTCCAACGTCTCCACTCccacatcttcaacctccGTGTCAGCGCCTCCCATCGCCATCCGCCCAAACGCACCCAACAGGCCACCCTCCATCAAAGCCTCAACCCCTTTGAACATGGCGTCGCCTGGAGTTATGTCACCGGGCCCAGGGCAACAACCTATGGCCATGAGCATGACCAGCAAGGAGTGGGTCATTCCTCCCAGACCCAAGCCAGGTCGAAAACCTGCCACCGACACTCCACCAACCAAACGCAAAGCTCAAAACAGAGCTGCACAGAGGGCCTTTCGTGAGCGTAGGGCTGCTCGGGttggggagctggaggagcaaTTGGATGAGCAGAAGGAAGAGCACGACCGGGTCGTCCAGGAATTTCAGGAGCGTATCAATCACCTGGAGACCGAGAGACAGACACTCCGATCTCGTTGCCAGTGGTTGCAGTCACAGCTTGACAAGGAGAGACAAGAACGCAACTCAATGTTATCAGCATGGGATTCTCAGTCACCTTCGTCAACTGGAAATCATGGACGTCTTCCGGCACCAATACAGCCTCAAACGAATCCGCTTGCCAATATCTCACAGCCCAGACGACCTTTGCAGCCTGCTCCGCCGAAGAGCTCGGGGCCAAGTGCTGTGCCCATTGCGGAACCCCGACCAACCACTCAATCattttccatctccaacatcatctccccTCCCGACGAAATGATGGCGCCTCTAGGGTGTGGTGGCTGTCAAGCATCTGGGTCATGTGCATGTGCTGAAGCTGTGCTTCAAGACACCGACACATCGATGGGATGTGGAAAATGCACACTTGGGTCAAGCTGCGAATGTTTGGAGGAAGCCCTCAGAATGTCCGACCTCAAACGACCGCACTCACCAAGCACACCACCTTCAGCACCCGAGGAGAAGCGGCATCGTTCGGATGCTGGAATACCTATGGAAACAGACTTTACCGCCATGTTTGCTAAGGACAACAGAATGTCACTTCCAATGGtcacccaaccaccaccacagtctTTACAGCCCATGATGTCGCTTGAGGCTAGGGACTCATGCGGCTTCTGCAAGGATGGAACATACTGCATGTGTGCTGAGGCTCTCATGAACCCCATGTCCTTCCAACAACCACTACCATCAGTTGCCGAGCAAACACAGActcacacaccaccaccatcagagGACGATGTCGCCCCAATACCTATGGAAGTGACCGCCACCGGTGCTATCAAGCTTCCTGGTCCACGGGCAAACCAGAACCGCTCTTCTACCAATTCCAACGCCACCCAAGCTAAGCCCTCGGGGAGTCGGTGTGGCCCCAACGGCCCGGGTACTTGCGCTCAGTGTCTTTCCGATCCCAAGTCAGGCCTCTTTTGTAGGTCCCTAGCAGCCAACTTTGAGAAGAACAACCCGGGAgccagcggtggtggtgggtgctGCGGCGGTGCTGGACCAGGAGGTGGATGTTGCAAGTCTGGCAACAGCGACGCTTCTCAATCTGGCGCACTGCAGCCGCTTCCTCCTATGCAGACTTCTGCGTCAGAGTCAGGTTTCCCTTTGGCGCTGTCTTGTGCCGAGGCGTATAAGACGCTGGCTAGTCACAGGCACTTTGATCAGGCGGCGGATGAGATTGGGACTTGGCTGCCCAAGTTGAAGGCGCTGCCGGTTCCCAGGCCGGGGAGCAGTGGacaagggggggggaggaatgGTGGGGGGCAGAGGTTGGCGCCTATTGAGGTTGAGGCGGCGAGTATTATGAGTGTTTTGAAGGATTTTGACATcaggtttgggaggggggattaA
- a CDS encoding uncharacterized protein (COG:U; EggNog:ENOG503P1RP): MSRSPASRSEVPSTFCQPKSANSHRRPQTIKPTKMAQLGLPPNSRPTSSYSSNLNLYSPPSPKSQLPSRRSSLSSSATDDLENSSSLPFPAALSRRDFLAPDFDPASYLSTLHTGGPASRHQTLEDLRSELRDRSSAISAELLELVNSNYTAFLGLGDELKGGEERVEDVRVALLGFRRAVEEVQSRVRERRVEVGGLNQELRDVKGAVETGRKMLELDERVSGLEKRLAVGGTGQQQQKRDGDSSDEENWDDDDEIFGSDDEQTQDEDGVEFVSSRPAKLAALARECVYVDGLAEAIGRDLLFVKKTDERIFRCRNTILLDLSTAVREARKAGVKGQGRVIKLLAIYGALDAQAEAVKVLREK, from the coding sequence ATGTCCAGAAGCCCAGCATCACGGTCCGAAGTACCATCAACATTCTGTCAACCAAAATCAGCCAACTCCCACCGTCGACCACAAACAATAAAACCAACAAAAATGGCCCAACTCGGcctccccccaaactcccGCCCAACATCCTCCTACTcatccaacctcaacctctactcccccccgtcccccaaatcccaactCCCCAGCCGCCgctcctcgctctcctcctcggccaccGACGACTTAGaaaactcctcctcccttcccttccccgccgccctctcccgTCGCGACTTTCTCGCTCCCGACTTCGACCCCGCAAGCTACCTCTCCACCCTTCACACCGGTGGCCCAGCCTCTCGGCATCAAACCCTCGAGGACCTGCGCTCTGAACTCCGCGATCGAAGCTCTGCTATCAGCGCCGAACTGCTTGAACTGGTCAACTCGAATTACACGGCCTTTCTCGGGCTAGGGGATGAGCTcaagggcggggaggagcGCGTCGAGGATGTGAGAGTAGCACTCTTAGGTTTCCGAAGAGCGGTAGAGGAGGTTCAGTCTAGGGTTAGGGAGCGGAGGGTGGAAGTAGGGGGGCTGAATCAGGAGTTGAGGGATGTcaagggggcggtggagacGGGCAGGAAGATGCTCGAGTTGGATGAGAGGGTGAGCGGATTGGAGAAGCGATTGGCGGTAGGAGGGacggggcagcagcagcagaaaagGGATGGAGATAGcagtgatgaggagaattgggatgatgacgacgagatTTTTGGGAGCGATGATGAGCAGACTCAGGACGAAGACGGTGTGGAGTTTGTCAGTAGCAGGCCGGCGAAGCTAGCTGCTTTGGCGAGGGAGTGTGTGTATGTGGATGGACTGGCCGAGGCCATTGGTAGGGATCTTCTGTTTGTGAAGAAGACTGACGAGAGGATATTTCGGTGTCGGAACACGATACTGCTCGACTTAAGCACAGCCGTAAGAGAAGCACGGAAAGCTGGAGTCAAAGGTCAGGGGCGTGTTATTAAACTGTTGGCGATTTACGGGGCCTTGGATGCGCAGGCGGAGGCTGTGAAGGTCCTGAGAGAGAAATGA
- a CDS encoding uncharacterized protein (EggNog:ENOG503NZ88; BUSCO:EOG092643Y5; COG:J), protein MASTHHCLASLARLSLSTPARPTVTSTIPKFLVPSVATPQVRHASGGGGGGMRKKPVKKKKTYKTFRSYDLSPMEQFTLCDAMRYLRAAEVGRPPTTVKYDLAVKVKTQKSGPVLRSAIRLPFPVKTDTRIGVICPEGSALATEAQQLGAVAVGEESLFEAIRRGEIAFNKLICHTDSQEALKKAQVARILGPKNLMPNPKRGTITSDIKETMQELIGADEYRERSGVVRMAVGQLGFSPKMLADNIKAFMSKLKDNINQLDDNIPKAIDEVVLSTTHGPGISLNGNFAPTDDKVKPEHLATVM, encoded by the exons ATGGCTTCCACACATCATTGCCTTGCCTCTCTGGCAAGGCTCAGCCTGTCCACACCAGCCAGGCCAACGGTCACCTCGACAATACCAAAATTCCTCGTGCCATCGGTTGCGACACCACAGGTCCGGCATGCGtctggtggcggtggtggaggcatGCGCAAGAAgccggtgaagaagaagaagacctaTAAGACATTCCGCAGCTATGATCTCTCACCAATGGAGCAGTTCACACTCTGCGATGCCATGAG GTACCTCCGCGCTGCCGAAGTTGGACGTCCACCTACCACCGTCAAGTATGACCTCGCCGTCAAAGTCAAGACCCAGAAGAGCGGTCCCGTCCTCCGAAGTGCCATTCGTCTGCCCTTCCCAGTCAAGACCGATACCCGTATCGGTGTCATCTGCCCCGAGGGCAGCGCCCTAGCGACTGAGGCTCAACAACTTGGTGCCGTGGCGGTGGGTGAGGAGAGCTTATTCGAGGCCATCCGACGAGGAGAGATCGCCTTCAACAAGTTGATCTGCCACACCGACAGCCAAGAAGCCCTGAAGAAAGCCCAGGTCGCCAGAATTCTCGGTCCCAAGAATCTGATGCCCAACCCAAAACGTGGAACCATTACCAGCGACATCAAGGAGACGATGCAGGAGTTGATTGGCGCGGACGAGTACAGAGAAAGAAGCGGTGTTGTGAGAATGGCCGTGGGCCAGCTCGGTTTCTCCCCCAAAATGCTTGCCGACAACATCAAGGCGTTCATGTCCAAACTCAAagacaacatcaaccaacTGGACGACAACATTCCCAAGGCTATTGACGAGGTTGTTTTGAGCACAACGCATGGCCCAGGGATCAGTTTGAACGGTAACTTTGCCCCAACAGACGACAAGGTCAAGCCAGAACACCTGGCTACTGTCATGTag